A window of the Trichocoleus sp. FACHB-46 genome harbors these coding sequences:
- a CDS encoding carbon dioxide-concentrating mechanism protein CcmK, which yields MPPQAGSSAQAVGSIETKGFPAVLAAADAMVKAGRVTLVGYIRAGSARFTVNIRGDVSEVKTAMAAGIEAVETVYGGALETWVIIPRPHENVEAVLPIGYTNEVQQYRDAVNRPIAPRG from the coding sequence ATGCCTCCACAGGCGGGTAGTTCAGCACAAGCTGTTGGCTCAATTGAGACGAAAGGTTTTCCGGCGGTGTTGGCTGCCGCCGATGCGATGGTCAAAGCAGGCCGCGTGACGTTAGTGGGCTACATCCGAGCGGGTAGTGCTCGTTTTACCGTTAACATTCGTGGGGATGTATCAGAAGTTAAGACTGCTATGGCAGCTGGTATTGAAGCCGTAGAAACTGTTTATGGCGGTGCCTTAGAGACTTGGGTGATTATTCCTCGCCCTCATGAAAACGTGGAAGCAGTGCTACCCATCGGGTACACCAACGAAGTGCAACAATACCGCGATGCCGTTAATCGCCCCATCGCGCCACGGGGTTAA
- a CDS encoding BMC domain-containing protein encodes MPAAVGVIQTLGFPGVLAAADAMVKAASVTLVYYGLAERGEFLVAVRGPVSEVKRSVEAGIVSVEQVFGAEVVSHYIIPNPPENVEQVLPIHYTEQDEPFRMF; translated from the coding sequence ATGCCAGCGGCAGTTGGCGTTATTCAAACACTAGGGTTTCCAGGGGTGCTGGCAGCAGCAGATGCCATGGTCAAGGCGGCATCAGTCACTCTGGTGTATTACGGTCTGGCCGAAAGAGGCGAGTTTCTGGTGGCTGTCCGGGGGCCAGTTTCAGAAGTAAAGCGGTCTGTAGAGGCTGGCATTGTATCCGTAGAACAGGTATTCGGGGCTGAGGTTGTTAGCCACTACATTATTCCCAATCCTCCGGAGAATGTAGAACAGGTGCTCCCCATCCATTACACCGAGCAAGATGAACCGTTCCGCATGTTTTAA
- a CDS encoding cobyrinic acid a,c-diamide synthase: MTQRKSRKDSIASSPIAEGILAKLPLEAQKWAESLPWEQRRYVLSLCHLICATPPEKQAEFLDDYTADGLVSRVLQDRDNKERVKGYLNGFHIHTELSELVLRNYIRQFYIHSAQDAHRQPDLYLESALKLVTNIEERNNVFNYILGFELLKMMFRMSWWEHEKLYRLQRNQEAFIKTYIKPIQRAHEINGIIVPRDIDVFFAKRDHFIQKPKVSDRKLIELVMATFTTDVVTNFGFSIIRHLKSFCFDYEYVFEPEPEAIFQ, translated from the coding sequence ATGACTCAGCGAAAGTCTAGAAAAGACTCCATTGCGAGTTCCCCCATAGCAGAGGGTATTCTGGCTAAGCTGCCCTTAGAAGCACAAAAATGGGCGGAGAGCTTACCCTGGGAACAACGCCGTTATGTCTTATCTTTATGCCACTTGATCTGTGCTACGCCTCCAGAAAAGCAAGCTGAGTTTTTGGATGACTACACCGCTGATGGTTTAGTTTCTAGGGTTTTGCAGGATCGAGACAACAAAGAAAGAGTAAAAGGGTATCTAAACGGGTTTCATATCCATACAGAATTGAGCGAATTAGTTTTAAGAAATTATATTAGGCAGTTCTATATTCATTCTGCTCAAGATGCTCATCGCCAACCAGATCTCTATTTAGAATCTGCTCTTAAGTTGGTCACCAATATAGAAGAAAGAAATAACGTCTTCAACTATATCTTGGGCTTTGAACTTCTTAAAATGATGTTTCGTATGAGTTGGTGGGAGCACGAGAAGCTATATCGACTGCAACGCAACCAAGAAGCATTCATCAAAACCTATATCAAGCCGATTCAAAGAGCGCACGAAATTAACGGCATTATTGTCCCTAGAGATATAGATGTTTTCTTTGCCAAGCGCGATCACTTTATTCAAAAGCCCAAGGTTTCTGACAGGAAGCTCATTGAGTTGGTAATGGCTACTTTCACAACCGACGTGGTAACTAACTTTGGCTTCTCGATTATTCGTCACCTAAAATCTTTCTGTTTCGATTACGAATACGTGTTTGAACCTGAGCCTGAAGCGATTTTTCAATAG
- a CDS encoding ABC-F family ATP-binding cassette domain-containing protein: MSIFTLQSVQKDFGIKEILKDASFSLNADDKVGLIGTNGSGKSTLLKMIAGLEPIDAGQILVNSSIKIVYLPQQPDLNEEYTVLEQVFADSGEGMALVREYEELSDKLAHGHGDANQLMAQLSVVSQRMDTVGAWELETQAKIILTKLGIEDFEARIGSLSGGYRKRIALAAALMAGPDVLLMDEPTNHLDALSVEWLQSYLNRFRGALLLITHDRYFLDRVTNRIIEIDRGDLYSYSGNYSYYLEKKALAEESAVSSQRKHQGVLRRELEWLKRGPKARSTKQKARIQRIQDMRSQEFKQGPGKVEISTPGRRIGKKVIDLVNISKAYDDRTLIKDFTYNFNPEDRVGIIGGNGAGKSTLMNIITGRVQPDLGTVEIGSTIHIGYFDQHSEELLTALNEDQRVIDYIKEVGEFVKVADGSQISASQMLERFLFPGNQQYAPIHKLSGGEKRRLFLLRILMSAPNVLILDEPTNDLDVQTLAVLEEYLEDFNGCVIAVSHDRYFLDRAIDTIFALEPGGNLRQYPGNYSVYLDFKKKEEEEEAKQVAAAKPDQQAASTTSEPIAKSANGDKSRKISYKEKREFELLETKIPEMEAEKEAIEKTLYNNPPSGFSEVQQLSERLAELTQAIDQATERWMELAELVA, encoded by the coding sequence ATGAGTATCTTCACACTACAGTCGGTTCAGAAAGACTTTGGCATTAAGGAAATCCTCAAAGATGCCAGCTTCAGCCTTAATGCTGACGATAAAGTTGGTCTGATTGGCACTAATGGCTCTGGCAAATCTACTCTCCTAAAGATGATTGCGGGGCTAGAACCGATTGATGCTGGACAAATTCTGGTCAATTCTAGTATCAAAATTGTTTACTTACCCCAGCAGCCTGACCTGAATGAAGAGTACACCGTTCTAGAGCAAGTTTTTGCTGACAGCGGAGAAGGAATGGCGCTGGTACGAGAGTATGAGGAGCTTTCGGACAAATTAGCGCATGGTCACGGTGATGCGAATCAGTTGATGGCTCAGTTATCCGTTGTTTCGCAGCGCATGGATACTGTAGGCGCTTGGGAACTAGAAACCCAAGCCAAAATTATTTTGACCAAACTGGGAATTGAAGACTTTGAAGCTCGAATTGGCTCTCTTTCGGGCGGATACCGGAAGCGAATTGCCTTAGCGGCTGCTTTGATGGCTGGTCCCGACGTGTTGCTGATGGATGAACCTACCAACCACTTAGATGCGCTCTCTGTGGAATGGTTGCAAAGCTATCTCAATCGCTTTCGGGGTGCGTTACTCTTGATTACTCACGATCGCTACTTTCTCGATCGCGTGACTAATCGCATTATTGAGATTGATCGAGGGGATCTTTATAGTTACTCCGGTAATTATTCCTACTACCTAGAGAAAAAAGCCCTGGCTGAGGAATCTGCCGTTAGCAGTCAGCGGAAGCACCAAGGAGTTTTGCGGCGAGAACTAGAGTGGTTGAAGCGTGGCCCCAAAGCTCGCAGTACCAAGCAAAAAGCTCGGATTCAGCGCATTCAAGATATGCGATCGCAGGAATTCAAGCAAGGCCCAGGCAAAGTGGAAATATCCACCCCAGGCCGTCGCATTGGTAAAAAAGTGATTGACTTAGTTAATATCTCTAAAGCCTATGATGACCGCACCTTAATCAAGGACTTTACCTACAACTTCAACCCCGAAGACCGCGTGGGCATCATTGGCGGCAATGGGGCAGGAAAGTCTACGCTGATGAACATCATCACTGGGCGAGTGCAGCCAGACCTAGGTACCGTCGAAATCGGTTCTACCATTCACATTGGCTATTTTGACCAACACTCAGAAGAGTTGTTGACCGCTCTCAACGAAGATCAGCGGGTAATCGACTACATCAAGGAAGTGGGAGAGTTCGTTAAAGTCGCTGACGGCAGCCAAATTAGCGCCTCCCAGATGCTGGAGCGCTTTCTGTTTCCTGGCAATCAACAGTATGCTCCGATCCACAAACTTTCTGGGGGAGAAAAACGTCGGTTGTTTCTCCTGCGGATATTGATGAGTGCGCCCAATGTATTGATCTTAGATGAACCGACCAATGATTTGGATGTACAAACATTGGCAGTTTTGGAAGAATATTTAGAGGACTTTAATGGTTGTGTGATTGCTGTTTCTCATGATCGCTATTTTCTCGATCGCGCCATAGACACAATTTTTGCTTTAGAACCGGGCGGAAATTTACGTCAATACCCCGGTAACTACTCAGTTTACTTAGACTTTAAGAAAAAGGAAGAAGAAGAGGAAGCCAAGCAAGTTGCGGCTGCAAAGCCAGACCAGCAAGCAGCTTCAACTACCTCAGAGCCAATTGCTAAATCGGCAAATGGCGATAAATCACGAAAAATTTCTTATAAAGAAAAGCGTGAATTTGAGCTGCTAGAAACTAAAATTCCTGAGATGGAAGCGGAGAAAGAAGCGATCGAAAAAACGCTCTATAATAACCCACCTTCTGGTTTTAGTGAGGTGCAACAACTCTCAGAACGCTTAGCAGAACTGACCCAGGCGATCGATCAGGCGACTGAGCGCTGGATGGAGCTGGCAGAGCTAGTTGCTTAA
- a CDS encoding Nif3-like dinuclear metal center hexameric protein, translating into MIYLAQLAEFLNQFLRVHQFELDPGGIYRPSNLPIQRLGLALEPWSDLAEWVTETEIDALFLHRPWKLEGDQLPAHVGVVAYHLAFDEQMTIGFNPLLANTLGLFDLEVLGQKAGRPIGMLGSTSSQCLESFCDRVQQAFGGCEAVERGLPQTVTKVAVVGAMTEDLVRDAKTRGAEIYITGQFRQPARSAVLETGINVIVVGHRRSEEWGLQALAGVLRERWLELQVILPPS; encoded by the coding sequence ATGATTTATCTCGCGCAATTAGCTGAATTTCTAAATCAATTCTTGCGAGTTCATCAATTTGAGCTTGATCCTGGTGGTATTTATCGACCTTCAAATCTTCCAATTCAGCGCTTAGGCTTAGCTTTAGAGCCTTGGTCCGATTTGGCAGAATGGGTAACTGAAACAGAGATAGATGCGTTATTTTTGCATCGGCCTTGGAAGCTTGAAGGAGATCAACTTCCGGCGCATGTAGGAGTAGTAGCCTACCACTTAGCCTTCGATGAGCAGATGACTATTGGCTTTAATCCTTTGCTCGCCAACACTTTGGGCCTCTTTGATCTAGAAGTCTTGGGCCAAAAAGCTGGACGACCGATCGGCATGTTGGGTAGTACTTCATCTCAGTGTCTTGAAAGTTTTTGCGATCGCGTACAACAAGCATTTGGCGGCTGCGAAGCAGTAGAAAGAGGTTTACCCCAGACAGTCACAAAAGTCGCGGTTGTGGGAGCTATGACAGAGGATTTAGTGCGAGATGCCAAAACACGTGGCGCAGAGATTTACATTACAGGGCAGTTTCGCCAGCCAGCCCGCTCTGCTGTTTTAGAAACGGGGATCAATGTCATTGTGGTAGGGCATCGTCGTAGTGAGGAGTGGGGATTGCAAGCGTTAGCTGGAGTTCTACGCGAGCGCTGGCTAGAGTTGCAGGTCATTTTACCCCCATCTTAA
- a CDS encoding alpha/beta fold hydrolase, whose translation MLTSFLPPLAKNLTEPASIALAQSIECQDILTPLCSQAIATAYVHQGSGGTPILLLHGFDSSVFEFRRLLPLLTAQSETWAVDLLGFGFTNRTAGHPFSPTAIKTHLYSFWKTLINQPVILVGASMGGAAAIDFTLAYPECVQKLVLIDSAGFRSGPALSKFLVTPIAHLAAGILRSPKVRDRISRTAYYDPTFASPDAQLCAALHLEVPGWREALAAFTQSGGYGSFSNKIAHIQQQTLILWGEADKILGTKDATQFHQAIANSKLVWIPECGHVPHLEKPQLTAQYILEFGQVKSGQI comes from the coding sequence ATGCTCACCAGTTTTCTTCCACCCCTAGCTAAAAACCTGACGGAACCCGCTTCGATTGCTCTAGCCCAAAGCATCGAATGCCAAGATATTCTTACACCCCTATGCTCACAGGCGATCGCGACAGCCTATGTTCATCAGGGTAGTGGTGGCACTCCAATTTTGTTACTGCACGGCTTTGACAGCTCTGTTTTTGAGTTTCGTCGGCTTCTGCCCCTTCTAACGGCTCAATCTGAAACCTGGGCTGTAGATTTATTAGGATTTGGCTTTACCAATCGCACGGCAGGCCATCCCTTCAGCCCCACGGCAATCAAGACTCACCTCTATTCCTTCTGGAAAACTCTGATTAATCAGCCTGTGATTCTAGTCGGCGCTTCGATGGGAGGAGCCGCCGCTATAGATTTCACGCTCGCCTACCCCGAATGCGTGCAAAAGCTGGTACTGATTGATAGTGCAGGCTTTAGAAGTGGGCCAGCCTTGAGCAAGTTTTTAGTAACACCCATAGCCCATCTGGCCGCAGGAATTCTTCGCAGTCCCAAAGTTCGCGATCGCATTAGCCGCACCGCCTACTACGACCCCACCTTTGCTTCTCCAGACGCTCAACTCTGTGCAGCCCTACACCTCGAAGTACCTGGTTGGCGTGAGGCACTTGCTGCTTTTACTCAAAGTGGCGGTTATGGTTCTTTCAGCAACAAAATAGCGCACATTCAGCAGCAGACGCTGATTTTGTGGGGAGAGGCTGACAAGATCCTGGGAACTAAAGACGCCACTCAATTCCATCAGGCGATCGCTAACAGTAAGCTTGTTTGGATTCCCGAATGTGGTCATGTGCCGCATTTAGAAAAGCCTCAGCTCACTGCCCAATATATTCTTGAGTTCGGTCAAGTTAAGTCTGGCCAGATCTAA
- a CDS encoding DUF2949 domain-containing protein, whose amino-acid sequence MIETGRSKAQLINFLQDELAVSAASMSLALRRCEQESGSLPIILWQYGLISLEQLEQVFDWLASAPV is encoded by the coding sequence ATGATTGAAACCGGACGCAGTAAAGCTCAACTCATTAACTTTCTGCAAGACGAACTCGCAGTTTCCGCTGCTTCCATGTCGCTGGCTCTACGACGATGTGAGCAGGAATCTGGTTCGCTGCCCATTATCCTTTGGCAATACGGCCTCATTTCCCTGGAGCAACTAGAACAAGTTTTTGACTGGCTAGCTAGTGCGCCTGTCTGA
- a CDS encoding TIGR04283 family arsenosugar biosynthesis glycosyltransferase produces MATAVRERLIIFTRYPEPSKTKTRLIPALGPERAAILQQRMTEHTLAQAQLLQASLLIDLEVRFTGGNVGLMRSWLGHDLTYRSQGEGDLGQRLAQAFQSAFRAGMQRVVIVGIDCPDLDAIILGKALQELQQHDLVLGPATDGGYYLIGLRRLVPKLFQGITWSTDRVWEQTIAIAQQHDLSVGSLPPLDDIDRPEDLAIWERVSQSSITQLGNEKISIIIPVLNEAAAIAQTLTAAQQVSQAEIIVVDGGSQDETVAIAQSLGAKVITTAPGRAQQMNAGAKVATGEVLLFLHGDTLLPADFATQIRQDLISPGVIAGAFALSINSALPGIRLIERLVNWRSRYGQMPYGDQAMFLRAKTFQQMGGFADLPIMEDFELMQRLKQKGAIAIVPEPVITSGRRWARLGVLRTTLLNQLIILAYFLGVPRDRLARWYRSH; encoded by the coding sequence GTGGCGACAGCAGTGAGAGAACGCCTGATTATTTTTACGCGTTACCCTGAACCTAGCAAAACGAAAACGCGACTGATTCCGGCGTTAGGGCCAGAGAGAGCAGCGATTTTGCAACAGCGCATGACAGAACATACATTGGCGCAAGCCCAACTGCTCCAGGCAAGTTTACTCATTGATTTAGAGGTGCGATTCACAGGTGGTAATGTCGGTCTGATGCGATCCTGGTTAGGACACGATTTGACTTACCGATCGCAAGGTGAAGGAGACTTAGGACAACGGCTGGCCCAGGCTTTCCAATCTGCCTTTCGAGCCGGGATGCAGCGCGTGGTGATTGTGGGAATTGACTGCCCCGATTTAGATGCGATCATTCTCGGCAAAGCACTTCAGGAATTACAGCAGCATGATTTAGTGTTAGGCCCTGCTACCGATGGTGGCTATTACTTGATTGGTTTGCGGCGACTTGTCCCAAAATTATTTCAAGGTATTACCTGGAGCACCGATCGCGTTTGGGAACAAACGATCGCGATCGCCCAACAGCATGATTTATCGGTTGGTTCTTTACCGCCTCTAGATGATATTGATCGCCCTGAAGATTTAGCGATTTGGGAGCGAGTCAGCCAATCATCTATTACTCAGCTTGGTAACGAGAAAATCTCGATTATTATTCCGGTGCTTAACGAAGCTGCTGCGATCGCCCAAACTTTAACGGCGGCTCAGCAAGTGTCGCAGGCAGAAATTATTGTGGTAGATGGTGGCAGCCAGGATGAGACAGTGGCGATCGCGCAATCACTGGGAGCCAAGGTAATCACGACTGCCCCAGGCCGCGCTCAGCAGATGAATGCTGGGGCAAAGGTTGCCACTGGAGAAGTGTTGCTGTTTCTGCATGGAGACACGCTTTTACCTGCTGATTTTGCTACCCAAATTCGGCAAGATTTAATTTCCCCAGGAGTGATTGCTGGAGCGTTTGCCCTCAGTATTAATAGTGCATTACCAGGAATACGGCTGATTGAGCGGTTAGTGAATTGGCGATCGCGCTACGGGCAAATGCCCTACGGCGACCAAGCTATGTTTCTCCGAGCCAAAACCTTTCAGCAAATGGGTGGCTTTGCTGATTTGCCAATTATGGAAGATTTTGAGCTGATGCAACGGTTGAAGCAAAAGGGGGCAATCGCGATCGTTCCTGAGCCAGTTATCACCTCTGGTCGCCGTTGGGCAAGACTCGGCGTGCTCCGAACCACACTGCTCAATCAATTGATCATCTTGGCTTACTTTTTGGGAGTACCGCGCGATCGCTTAGCTCGATGGTATCGCTCCCATTGA
- the arsM gene encoding arsenosugar biosynthesis arsenite methyltransferase ArsM has product MSYLESVAQFYSEVAETPQVGLCCVQSSPLQLPGLNIPGKMQEMNYGCGTTVHATELAGNPTVLYVGVGGGLEALQFAYFSRQPGAVIAVDPVEMMREAARQNLQMAAQENDWFDPSFVEIREGDAFHLPVADASVDVVAQNCLFNIFEPADLAKALQEVYRVLKPGGRLLMSDPIATRPIPEHLQQDERLRAMCLSGALTYERYVQHLVQAGFGQVEIRARRPYRLLDRQSYGLEEHLLLESLDSVSFKVSIPDDGACIFTGKTAIYTGLEPFFDDQAGHVLQRGLPAAVCDKTAAKLAATIPDVIVTSSTWHYDGGGCC; this is encoded by the coding sequence GTGAGTTATCTTGAATCAGTTGCACAGTTTTATAGTGAAGTGGCAGAAACGCCACAGGTGGGGCTTTGCTGCGTGCAAAGTAGCCCCTTGCAACTGCCTGGTCTAAACATTCCTGGCAAGATGCAGGAGATGAACTATGGTTGTGGGACCACCGTACATGCAACAGAACTAGCAGGTAACCCCACTGTTCTTTATGTCGGGGTGGGGGGCGGTTTAGAGGCACTGCAATTTGCCTACTTCTCTCGCCAGCCCGGAGCGGTGATCGCGGTCGATCCGGTTGAGATGATGCGGGAAGCGGCTCGCCAAAATCTACAGATGGCTGCCCAAGAAAATGACTGGTTTGACCCTAGCTTCGTGGAAATTCGGGAAGGAGATGCTTTTCATCTACCCGTTGCCGATGCTTCTGTAGATGTAGTGGCCCAAAACTGTCTGTTTAATATTTTTGAACCTGCCGATCTAGCTAAAGCACTTCAAGAAGTTTATCGAGTCCTGAAACCGGGTGGTCGTCTCTTGATGAGTGATCCGATCGCCACGCGGCCCATTCCAGAGCATCTACAGCAAGATGAGCGTCTACGGGCTATGTGCTTATCTGGAGCCTTAACTTATGAACGCTATGTTCAGCATCTTGTTCAGGCTGGCTTTGGGCAGGTAGAAATTCGGGCGCGTCGTCCTTACCGTCTGCTCGATCGCCAAAGCTATGGCTTAGAGGAACATCTCTTATTAGAAAGTCTCGATTCAGTTTCCTTTAAAGTGTCAATTCCGGATGATGGAGCCTGCATTTTTACAGGGAAAACCGCCATCTATACGGGGTTAGAACCCTTTTTTGACGACCAAGCAGGGCACGTATTACAACGCGGTCTCCCCGCAGCCGTATGCGACAAAACCGCTGCCAAACTTGCAGCCACCATTCCGGATGTGATTGTGACTTCATCCACTTGGCATTATGACGGTGGTGGTTGCTGTTAG
- a CDS encoding inorganic phosphate transporter gives MLLFVLFLATCFLAYSNGANDNFKGVATLFGSKTTSYKVAIAWATLTTFLGSICSIFLAATLLKNFSGKGLVPDAIASAADFHLAVALGAGITVILATFTGFPISTTHGLTGALVGAGLVAIGSQVNFGALGSSFLLPLLVSPVLAIVLGSLLYGLFRTLRVTLGIKKEWCLCVGETQQVIPIPQPDATNLLKCVTTTDIAVDSLDRCTQRYTGKFLGVKSQQLINALHFFSAGTVSFARGLNDTPKIVSLLLVGQAFSVQWGMLAVGLGMAIGGLINAKKVAITMSQKITNMNAGQGFSANLVTAALVIAASRYGLPVSTTHVSVGSIFGGGLISRQANWQVFYQILLSWILTLPIAASISAGSYLLLHR, from the coding sequence ATGCTTTTGTTTGTGCTATTTTTAGCTACTTGCTTTCTTGCATATTCCAATGGAGCCAATGACAACTTCAAAGGAGTTGCTACTCTATTTGGCAGCAAAACCACCAGCTACAAAGTCGCGATCGCTTGGGCTACCCTAACGACATTTTTAGGGTCAATCTGTTCAATTTTTTTAGCGGCAACCCTACTCAAAAACTTCTCTGGTAAGGGGCTAGTGCCTGATGCGATCGCCAGTGCCGCTGACTTTCACTTAGCTGTAGCTTTAGGGGCAGGAATCACGGTCATCCTAGCCACCTTCACCGGATTTCCCATTTCTACCACTCATGGTTTAACAGGTGCCTTAGTAGGTGCTGGGTTAGTCGCGATCGGTAGCCAGGTAAATTTTGGTGCCCTAGGAAGCTCGTTTTTGCTGCCTTTATTGGTCAGTCCTGTCCTGGCGATCGTGCTGGGAAGCTTATTGTACGGGCTGTTTCGGACTTTGCGAGTAACCCTTGGCATTAAGAAAGAGTGGTGTTTGTGCGTGGGAGAGACTCAGCAGGTGATTCCGATTCCGCAACCAGATGCCACGAATCTGCTCAAGTGTGTGACGACCACTGACATTGCGGTAGATTCCTTGGACCGTTGTACGCAGCGCTATACAGGTAAGTTTCTAGGGGTAAAAAGTCAACAACTGATTAATGCCCTCCACTTTTTCAGTGCTGGGACGGTTAGCTTTGCTAGGGGCTTGAATGATACACCTAAAATTGTCTCCTTGCTCTTGGTTGGGCAAGCCTTCTCCGTGCAGTGGGGCATGCTGGCAGTTGGCTTAGGAATGGCGATCGGTGGCTTAATCAACGCTAAAAAAGTTGCCATCACAATGAGCCAAAAAATTACCAACATGAATGCGGGACAAGGTTTCTCGGCCAACTTGGTCACAGCCGCCCTAGTGATTGCTGCGAGTCGCTATGGCTTACCTGTATCAACGACGCATGTTTCAGTGGGTTCGATTTTTGGTGGTGGTTTAATTTCTCGCCAAGCGAACTGGCAGGTGTTTTATCAAATTCTGCTGTCTTGGATTTTAACTTTACCGATCGCAGCCTCTATTAGTGCAGGAAGTTATTTGCTGCTCCATCGATAG
- the arsS gene encoding arsenosugar biosynthesis radical SAM (seleno)protein ArsS (Some members of this family are selenoproteins.): protein MIQSQSSPKTVTPFAQKLGAPLTKQSISVLQINLGRRCNLACSHCHVEAGPKRTEELTAEVCQQLIEVMYRFPQIKTVDLTGGAPEMNYGFRPLVEAARATGKEVIVRSNLTICFEPGFEDLPEYFAQHQVRIVASLPCYQADNVDKMRGNGVFDRSIQALQKLNQLGYGDNPNLILDLVYNPPIPTTEKFSLTPNQQKLEQDYKTYLKEQFGIQFNQLFTITNLPIGRTKFHLEHRHLHQPYLQFLEDNFNPATLANLMCRNELSIDYLGNIYDCDFNQMENLPARTGAGKMLSVAKLLEAGTLDVIEAVRTANFCYGCTAGSGSSCGGALV from the coding sequence ATGATTCAATCACAATCAAGTCCTAAAACCGTGACTCCTTTCGCGCAAAAGCTGGGTGCGCCCCTCACCAAGCAATCCATTAGCGTTCTCCAAATTAATTTAGGCAGGCGTTGCAATTTAGCTTGTAGTCATTGCCATGTGGAAGCGGGGCCAAAACGTACAGAAGAACTGACAGCAGAAGTTTGTCAACAATTGATTGAAGTGATGTACCGCTTCCCTCAAATTAAAACCGTTGACTTGACGGGTGGGGCTCCAGAGATGAACTATGGCTTTCGGCCTCTAGTCGAAGCGGCAAGAGCGACAGGTAAAGAGGTGATTGTGCGCTCTAACCTGACCATCTGTTTTGAGCCAGGATTTGAAGATTTGCCTGAATATTTTGCTCAACATCAAGTCAGAATAGTGGCTTCCCTACCCTGCTATCAAGCAGACAACGTAGATAAAATGCGGGGCAATGGGGTGTTCGATCGCTCTATTCAAGCTCTGCAAAAGCTCAATCAATTGGGGTATGGCGACAACCCCAACTTAATTCTGGATTTAGTTTATAACCCGCCAATTCCGACCACTGAGAAGTTCTCACTCACACCTAATCAACAGAAACTAGAGCAGGATTATAAAACCTATCTCAAAGAGCAGTTTGGAATTCAATTCAACCAACTATTCACAATCACCAACCTGCCCATTGGTCGAACCAAGTTTCACCTAGAGCATCGTCATCTGCATCAGCCTTATTTGCAGTTTTTAGAAGACAACTTCAACCCTGCTACTTTAGCCAATTTAATGTGTCGCAACGAACTCTCAATTGATTATTTAGGCAATATTTACGACTGCGATTTTAACCAAATGGAAAACCTGCCCGCTAGAACTGGCGCTGGAAAAATGTTGAGCGTCGCAAAGCTACTGGAAGCTGGGACTCTAGATGTAATTGAAGCTGTCCGTACTGCCAATTTCTGTTATGGTTGTACCGCTGGAAGTGGATCTAGCTGTGGCGGAGCCTTAGTGTAA